From the genome of Dickeya aquatica, one region includes:
- the gntR gene encoding gluconate operon transcriptional repressor GntR, giving the protein MIKKKRPVLQDVADRVGVTKMTVSRYLRNPEQVSVALRGKLAAVLDELGYIPNRTPHILANSTSRAIGVLLPSLTNQVFAEVLRGIEKVTEAQGYQTMLAHYGYQPEVEEQRLMSLLAYNIDGLILAERTHTDRTRQMIAVAGIPVVELMDSVSPCLDMAVGFDNVAAACQMTRYMLERGRRRVVYLGARQDERTLQKQRGYQQAMTEAGLPCYSVMSESPSSYTLGGELLRRAQVEYPELDSLFCTNDDLAIGAMFECQRQGIRVPEQMGIAGFHGHDIGQTTVPRLTSVLTPRKRIGEIGATQLLARLNGETPPTASVDVGFVLQTGESV; this is encoded by the coding sequence ATGATCAAGAAAAAAAGGCCGGTGTTGCAGGATGTCGCAGACCGGGTGGGGGTGACCAAAATGACGGTCAGCCGCTATTTGCGCAACCCCGAGCAGGTTTCTGTGGCTTTGCGGGGCAAGCTTGCCGCCGTGCTTGATGAGTTAGGGTATATCCCTAACCGAACGCCGCATATTCTCGCTAATTCCACCAGCCGGGCGATTGGCGTGCTGCTGCCGTCACTGACTAACCAGGTGTTTGCCGAGGTGCTGCGCGGTATTGAAAAAGTGACAGAAGCGCAGGGGTATCAAACCATGCTGGCCCATTACGGCTATCAGCCGGAGGTGGAAGAGCAGCGCTTGATGTCACTGCTGGCTTACAACATTGACGGGTTGATTTTGGCTGAACGTACCCACACTGACCGCACCCGGCAGATGATTGCCGTTGCCGGTATTCCGGTGGTGGAGCTGATGGACTCGGTATCGCCTTGCCTGGATATGGCCGTCGGGTTTGATAACGTGGCGGCGGCCTGCCAGATGACGCGCTACATGCTTGAACGTGGCCGCCGGCGGGTGGTATACCTTGGCGCGCGTCAGGATGAACGCACGCTGCAAAAACAGCGGGGTTATCAGCAGGCGATGACGGAAGCCGGGCTGCCCTGCTACAGCGTCATGAGTGAGAGCCCGTCATCCTATACGTTGGGTGGTGAATTGTTGCGGCGAGCACAGGTGGAGTACCCCGAGCTCGATAGCCTGTTTTGCACCAACGATGACCTGGCGATTGGGGCGATGTTTGAGTGCCAGCGACAGGGGATTCGGGTGCCGGAGCAGATGGGGATTGCCGGTTTTCACGGTCATGATATCGGCCAGACCACGGTGCCGCGCCTGACCAGTGTGCTGACGCCGCGTAAGCGCATCGGCGAGATAGGGGCAACACAACTGCTGGCGCGGTTAAATGGCGAAACACCGCCGACGGCCAGTGTGGACGTCGGCTTCGTCTTACAGACTGGCGAGAGTGTTTAG
- a CDS encoding asparagine synthase family protein has protein sequence MKHGFCIAKGDACLNIKKSITDLPLKIENLRDGYLFIGDKSRFEKMVADNETLYLIGTINNRQLLESLVGRYDASAWSLRDIELLHTIFLYLGTHALSLAEGSFFFFKENNKGELTLLTDPNGFMPVHVIHDHTALWITDRLKFVGRVAQKGIFDFMPEDKVIQHVLHSDTFTPIKNAIRLKPGSINQIKKDMQGYEYLGSDNIYPANTNKQLNISKDVLFELIDNYLKAPFRSLVQTHQTVGIPLSGGLDSSLVTALASQFFQHIKTWSIGTEISNEFEYSQMVADALGTEHHVKILTEADVINGVIEAIYHNEIFDGLSAEIQSGLFNVYRMAQNNVSVMMTGYGSDLLFGGILKPGEKYVSPNKVLCEQVYRTRWTGEFVSHGAAHYGLQLNHPFWNNDLISLCRNLNPDYKIKDNEVKNILREYTEKLNLLPKEIVWRKKIGIHEGSSVNKSFANILGLHVDNYSHKTRFTYRVYKSFLENTLSLENTTSDHLRKLIMD, from the coding sequence ATGAAACATGGCTTTTGCATTGCCAAGGGTGATGCCTGTTTGAACATTAAAAAAAGCATCACGGATTTACCCTTAAAAATAGAAAACTTACGAGATGGATACCTATTTATTGGAGATAAATCTCGATTTGAAAAAATGGTAGCGGATAACGAAACGCTCTATCTGATTGGGACAATTAATAATAGACAATTACTTGAAAGCCTTGTCGGTCGCTATGATGCTTCGGCATGGAGCCTGCGCGATATCGAATTACTCCATACGATTTTTTTATATCTTGGCACACATGCATTATCTCTGGCAGAAGGGAGCTTCTTCTTTTTTAAAGAAAATAACAAAGGGGAGTTAACCTTACTGACAGACCCCAATGGATTTATGCCTGTACATGTTATTCATGACCATACCGCACTTTGGATAACAGATCGGCTAAAATTTGTTGGTCGCGTTGCTCAAAAAGGCATTTTTGATTTCATGCCTGAAGATAAAGTCATACAGCATGTTCTACATTCAGATACGTTTACACCAATAAAAAACGCCATCAGACTCAAACCCGGCTCTATCAATCAGATAAAGAAAGATATGCAGGGTTATGAATATCTGGGTAGTGATAATATTTACCCTGCCAATACCAACAAGCAGTTGAATATTTCCAAAGACGTGCTGTTCGAACTTATCGACAACTACCTGAAAGCCCCCTTTCGTTCTCTGGTACAGACGCACCAGACCGTTGGCATTCCACTGTCTGGCGGTCTGGATTCAAGCCTGGTAACTGCACTGGCCAGCCAGTTTTTTCAACACATTAAAACCTGGTCTATAGGCACAGAGATCAGCAACGAGTTTGAATACTCTCAAATGGTCGCGGATGCACTTGGCACTGAGCATCATGTTAAAATACTGACGGAAGCCGATGTCATCAATGGCGTTATCGAGGCCATTTACCATAATGAAATTTTTGATGGCCTCTCTGCTGAGATTCAATCGGGATTATTTAATGTCTACCGAATGGCGCAGAACAATGTAAGTGTCATGATGACAGGCTATGGTTCGGATCTATTATTTGGCGGCATATTAAAACCGGGCGAAAAATACGTATCACCTAATAAAGTTCTCTGTGAACAGGTTTACCGAACTCGTTGGACGGGAGAGTTTGTTTCTCATGGTGCTGCTCATTACGGGTTACAGCTTAACCATCCATTTTGGAATAATGATTTAATTTCTCTCTGCAGGAACCTTAACCCTGATTATAAGATCAAAGATAATGAAGTAAAAAATATACTCAGAGAGTACACAGAAAAATTAAACCTGCTCCCCAAAGAAATTGTCTGGCGTAAAAAAATTGGCATTCACGAAGGTTCATCGGTTAACAAATCATTTGCTAATATACTTGGCCTTCATGTTGATAACTATAGCCATAAAACCCGCTTTACTTATCGGGTCTACAAATCCTTCCTGGAAAATACACTCTCACTGGAAAACACTACCAGTGATCATCTACGCAAACTAATAATGGATTAA
- a CDS encoding enoyl-CoA hydratase/isomerase family protein: MILEETRDNVKIITLNHPNKHNPFNQALENAVKAALKNANSDPEVNAIVVYGGKGCSFSAGGDFNEVKNLSGGADVERWIDRVIDLYEAVLHINKPTVAAVDGYAIGMGFQFALMFDYRIMANGARFVMPELKHGIGCSVGAAILTFTHGYNLMKDIIFKCQELDENFCLSHHIVNEKVEPHQLLERAFAQAKELAAYPYAALSKTKQSTNRSFLELLEKTRIESKEVHKAAFGARDAQKHFHHILGNKY; encoded by the coding sequence ATGATTCTTGAAGAGACACGAGATAACGTAAAAATTATTACGCTTAATCACCCCAATAAACATAATCCTTTTAATCAGGCCCTGGAAAATGCCGTCAAAGCAGCATTAAAAAATGCAAATAGCGACCCGGAGGTTAACGCTATCGTTGTTTACGGAGGGAAAGGATGTTCATTCTCCGCAGGCGGCGACTTTAATGAAGTAAAAAACCTCTCCGGTGGCGCTGACGTTGAACGCTGGATTGATCGTGTTATCGACCTTTACGAAGCGGTGCTGCACATTAATAAACCCACGGTGGCCGCTGTAGATGGCTATGCTATCGGCATGGGATTTCAGTTTGCCTTGATGTTCGACTACCGAATTATGGCGAACGGCGCACGTTTTGTAATGCCTGAACTCAAACATGGTATCGGATGCTCTGTCGGCGCGGCTATTCTGACATTTACCCATGGATATAACCTAATGAAGGATATCATCTTCAAATGTCAGGAATTGGATGAGAACTTTTGTCTTTCACACCACATTGTGAACGAAAAAGTCGAACCGCATCAGCTACTGGAGCGTGCATTCGCGCAGGCCAAAGAATTGGCGGCGTACCCTTATGCCGCGCTGTCAAAAACCAAACAATCCACTAACCGGAGTTTTCTCGAACTCCTTGAGAAAACAAGAATTGAATCTAAAGAGGTTCATAAAGCCGCTTTTGGCGCACGGGATGCACAAAAGCATTTTCATCACATTCTCGGAAATAAGTACTAA
- a CDS encoding TauD/TfdA dioxygenase family protein, giving the protein MLNYIALMDSGFGAQMHSSDFIDAKPEEIKNLLMRQGFLLVKNIAMDANQFRDTYSAYGKIVEYADEKIGVGFGYKDTLKLEGEKGKIVTGRGQLPFHADGGLLLSQVDQVFLYAAEIKNMKFRGATTVCDHVLACQEMPAHLRRVLEEETFEVRVLEHGYYVDVSPAGWFKVPVFTDLGWVRKMLMYFPFDEGQPASWEPRIVGFSEYETKAFFDELGQFMKQPRYFYKHYWEDADLLIMDNRRVIHEREEFNDDNIIRRLYRGQTVEA; this is encoded by the coding sequence ATGTTAAATTATATCGCTCTCATGGATTCGGGTTTTGGCGCACAAATGCATAGCAGCGACTTCATTGACGCTAAACCGGAAGAGATAAAAAACCTTCTCATGCGTCAAGGGTTTCTGCTGGTGAAAAACATTGCCATGGATGCCAATCAATTCAGGGACACATACTCCGCCTATGGCAAAATCGTCGAGTATGCCGATGAAAAAATTGGCGTTGGCTTCGGCTATAAAGATACCTTAAAGCTGGAGGGTGAAAAAGGAAAAATTGTCACAGGCCGTGGACAATTACCATTCCATGCAGATGGGGGGCTATTACTTTCACAAGTCGACCAGGTATTCCTTTATGCCGCCGAAATTAAAAACATGAAATTCAGAGGTGCGACGACAGTCTGTGACCATGTGTTGGCCTGCCAGGAAATGCCGGCTCATCTTCGCAGAGTTTTGGAAGAGGAAACATTTGAAGTTCGCGTGTTGGAGCATGGATATTACGTTGATGTCTCTCCGGCCGGTTGGTTTAAAGTTCCAGTGTTTACAGACCTGGGGTGGGTACGGAAAATGTTGATGTACTTCCCGTTCGATGAAGGCCAGCCAGCAAGCTGGGAACCTCGCATCGTCGGATTTAGCGAATATGAAACAAAAGCCTTCTTCGACGAATTAGGACAGTTCATGAAACAGCCTCGCTATTTCTACAAACATTATTGGGAAGATGCAGACCTTTTAATTATGGATAATAGGCGAGTCATCCATGAACGCGAAGAGTTTAATGACGATAATATCATTCGTCGCTTGTATCGTGGTCAGACCGTCGAAGCATAA
- a CDS encoding proline dehydrogenase family protein codes for MENINTELVFARYRTRTLTFKLLASALLSNKKTRTVSIYVLKKILHISQDTVLKLVNGIYFGGETLKQVTHTTSALGRENINSIIDYAIEGENTESIYNDVMSKTLSLIDIAAENKNIPFVVIKPSSLGSIELYRAITLNQNLTPEQQQEWENVTKRYIQIFDAAGDKKVRIMVDAEQSWIQPAVDDFIISMMRKYNQNYPLLTLTLQFYCRDKLERLKEYYQQACEHHFYLGIKLVRGAYLEEENRICHDHCFTEKFETDNNYNSAIQFVADHIDRISPFFATHNEHSLALIRQSPTLKKNIWLGQLYGMGDHITWSLNHEGFSVCKYVPFGPLKKSLPYLLRRIEENAIPSTTFSTERKLIRKELHRRIKRIVL; via the coding sequence ATGGAAAATATTAATACCGAGTTGGTGTTCGCGCGATATCGCACCAGAACTCTGACATTCAAACTGCTAGCCTCAGCATTACTGAGTAATAAGAAGACAAGAACCGTATCAATTTATGTTTTAAAGAAAATATTACATATTAGCCAAGATACAGTATTAAAACTGGTTAATGGTATTTACTTTGGTGGCGAGACATTAAAACAAGTAACCCATACCACCTCAGCACTGGGGAGAGAAAACATCAATAGTATTATTGATTATGCTATTGAAGGCGAGAATACAGAGTCGATTTACAATGATGTTATGAGTAAGACTCTCTCCCTCATTGACATCGCAGCTGAAAATAAAAACATCCCTTTTGTGGTCATTAAACCTTCATCCCTTGGCAGCATTGAGTTATACCGCGCCATCACCCTTAACCAAAACCTGACGCCAGAACAGCAGCAAGAATGGGAAAATGTGACCAAACGGTATATCCAAATCTTTGACGCTGCTGGCGATAAAAAAGTCAGGATCATGGTCGATGCAGAGCAATCATGGATACAACCGGCCGTAGACGATTTCATTATAAGTATGATGAGGAAATATAATCAAAACTATCCTCTGTTGACATTAACACTGCAATTTTATTGCAGAGACAAACTTGAACGACTGAAAGAGTATTACCAGCAGGCATGTGAGCATCATTTCTATCTGGGTATAAAACTGGTGCGGGGTGCTTACCTTGAAGAGGAGAATCGCATTTGTCATGATCACTGTTTTACTGAAAAATTCGAGACAGATAATAATTACAACAGTGCTATTCAGTTTGTTGCCGATCACATCGACCGTATCTCTCCTTTTTTCGCCACGCACAATGAGCACAGCCTGGCGTTGATCCGACAAAGTCCAACATTAAAGAAAAATATCTGGTTGGGTCAGCTCTATGGTATGGGAGACCATATTACCTGGTCACTTAATCATGAAGGTTTTTCCGTATGTAAGTACGTGCCATTCGGGCCATTAAAAAAATCGTTACCTTATCTTCTAAGGCGAATTGAGGAAAATGCTATCCCCTCAACCACATTTTCCACAGAGAGAAAGCTTATCAGAAAAGAACTTCATCGCCGAATAAAGAGGATTGTGTTATGA
- a CDS encoding 2Fe-2S iron-sulfur cluster-binding protein, with product MKKDFTCKIKNTSQTFHLTEEETILLSSYQAEIPLKYHCNAGHCGICKVKLIQGEVDMQHTGGISRDDIKNGYILPCCTQPLSNIEIEV from the coding sequence ATGAAAAAAGACTTCACCTGCAAAATAAAAAACACAAGTCAAACGTTCCATCTCACAGAGGAAGAGACTATACTTTTGTCCTCATACCAGGCAGAAATACCACTCAAGTATCATTGCAATGCCGGGCATTGTGGTATTTGTAAAGTCAAACTAATTCAGGGAGAAGTGGATATGCAACACACCGGAGGAATATCCCGGGATGACATAAAAAACGGCTATATTCTGCCTTGCTGTACACAACCTTTAAGCAATATTGAAATAGAAGTTTAG
- a CDS encoding carbapenem self-resistance protein CarG family protein — translation MQEEKISQGVNYLSLINHGKKDLAILSFFDNNTSHPNRGLSFYIKDSHGYSIIPVPDSNVFIWFDYSLSASRINIFDYRLYHSPKGKKLISVQKRGDDLTAMQPIKVTVYKLVESHNDPGVPPYSWVIEKTLTTKERYGSAYEVLDNIRYLCSVL, via the coding sequence ATGCAAGAGGAAAAGATAAGTCAAGGGGTTAATTATCTCTCGCTTATTAATCACGGAAAGAAAGATTTAGCCATCCTTTCTTTTTTTGATAATAATACTTCACACCCTAATCGGGGGCTGAGTTTTTATATCAAAGACAGCCATGGTTATAGCATTATTCCTGTTCCAGATAGTAATGTGTTCATCTGGTTTGACTATAGTCTATCGGCGTCTCGTATTAATATCTTTGATTATCGGCTTTACCATTCCCCCAAAGGAAAGAAACTGATTAGCGTACAAAAACGGGGGGATGATTTGACTGCCATGCAACCGATCAAGGTAACGGTTTATAAACTGGTAGAAAGCCATAATGACCCTGGAGTCCCGCCTTACAGTTGGGTTATCGAAAAAACATTAACAACCAAAGAGAGATATGGTTCTGCTTATGAAGTGCTGGATAATATTCGCTATCTTTGCTCTGTTCTTTAA
- a CDS encoding SUMF1/EgtB/PvdO family nonheme iron enzyme, with product MKYNSVICGILLIGQLTHAAQPKLMPEEIAIKGGAFYVGNIFGDKDYTSHANVILKPFYIMRTEITYSQYQHVLQWAESHGYAFENGCNGGHFDDCLPAEQDNGGHPVTTLSWWDAVVFANALSALQQLTPYYLTADGRPLTSVPREHSLSVVRNPDATGYRLPSLNEWQVAARGGRPALLQGTYGRIYSGSDNPENIANMPKDNSTTFDTHPVAQQRPNPLGLYDMTGNVWEWIDDDFQMTGLNNMHYFCGGSYLMRISNLSECDVHTPNFPTSDIGFRLVKPAPQSQ from the coding sequence ATGAAATATAATTCTGTTATTTGTGGAATATTACTGATTGGCCAGCTTACACACGCGGCACAGCCAAAATTAATGCCTGAGGAAATCGCCATCAAAGGTGGTGCATTTTATGTCGGTAATATTTTTGGCGACAAAGACTACACTAGCCACGCTAATGTCATCCTCAAACCTTTTTATATTATGCGAACAGAAATCACCTACTCACAATATCAGCACGTGCTTCAATGGGCGGAAAGTCACGGCTACGCATTTGAAAATGGCTGTAATGGCGGCCATTTTGATGATTGTCTGCCCGCAGAGCAAGATAATGGCGGGCACCCCGTCACAACCCTCTCCTGGTGGGATGCAGTGGTCTTCGCTAACGCTTTAAGCGCTTTACAACAATTGACACCGTATTACCTGACCGCAGATGGACGACCTCTCACATCTGTACCCAGAGAACACTCTCTAAGTGTTGTCAGGAATCCCGATGCTACCGGATACCGTCTGCCTTCATTGAATGAATGGCAGGTTGCCGCACGCGGCGGTAGGCCCGCTCTGCTTCAGGGGACATATGGCCGCATCTATTCCGGTAGCGATAACCCAGAAAATATCGCCAATATGCCTAAAGACAACAGCACGACTTTTGATACCCACCCTGTCGCACAACAGCGACCCAATCCTCTTGGCTTATACGATATGACGGGTAACGTCTGGGAATGGATAGACGATGATTTTCAGATGACAGGACTTAATAACATGCACTATTTCTGTGGCGGCAGTTACCTGATGCGCATCAGCAACCTGTCGGAGTGCGATGTTCATACCCCAAATTTCCCGACCTCGGATATCGGTTTCAGGCTGGTGAAACCAGCACCACAATCCCAGTGA
- a CDS encoding pirin family protein, with protein MIYLRKAHDRGHANHGWLDSWHTFSFADYYDPDFMGFSALRVINEDVIAAGQGFGTHPHRDMEILTYVLAGTVEHQDSMGNKEQIPAGEFQIMSAGTGIRHSEYNARQDMPLHLYQIWILPEKTGLTPRYDQRRFDDPQGRQLVLSPDARDGSLKVFQDMTLWRWALKAQETSSYQTQQGRVLWIQVVRGSIDINGQQATTSDALAIWDETEITVQASEDSEILLFDLPPVK; from the coding sequence ATGATTTATTTACGTAAAGCACACGATCGCGGCCACGCTAACCACGGCTGGCTCGATAGCTGGCACACTTTCTCATTTGCTGATTATTATGATCCTGATTTTATGGGGTTTTCTGCACTTCGCGTGATTAATGAAGATGTCATTGCAGCCGGTCAGGGCTTTGGCACCCATCCGCACCGTGATATGGAAATTTTGACCTATGTGCTGGCCGGCACGGTAGAGCATCAGGACAGTATGGGCAATAAGGAACAGATCCCGGCCGGTGAGTTCCAGATAATGAGCGCGGGTACTGGTATTCGTCATTCGGAGTATAACGCGCGTCAGGATATGCCGCTGCACCTCTACCAAATTTGGATCCTGCCGGAAAAAACCGGCCTGACGCCGCGCTATGATCAACGCCGGTTTGACGATCCTCAGGGCCGCCAACTGGTGCTGTCACCCGATGCGCGTGACGGCTCGCTGAAGGTCTTTCAGGACATGACGCTATGGCGCTGGGCGCTGAAGGCGCAGGAAACCTCGTCCTACCAGACTCAACAGGGCCGTGTATTATGGATTCAGGTGGTGCGAGGCTCGATTGACATTAACGGTCAGCAAGCAACGACCAGCGATGCGCTGGCCATCTGGGATGAAACGGAAATCACCGTGCAGGCCAGCGAAGACAGTGAAATCCTGCTGTTTGATTTGCCGCCGGTAAAATAA
- the glpC gene encoding anaerobic glycerol-3-phosphate dehydrogenase subunit GlpC — MSQADTSFENCIKCTVCTTACPVAGVNPLYPGPKQAGPDGERLRRKDPSLFDEALKYCTNCKRCEVACPSDVRIGDIIQRAKASHSKHRPTLRDAILSHTDLMGSVATPLAPLVNTLTGLKPMRQLLDKALKIDHRRQLPRYSHGTFRHWYRQQAAQQLHFEQQVAYFHGCYVNYNHPQLGRDLIRVFNAAGVGVQLLTKEKCCGVALIANRFLDKARKQARFNLNALDEAINQRSLPVIATSSSCTFTLRDEYPHLLGLENQHVRDGIELATRHLYRLLEQGNKLALQPVPLKVVYHTPCHLERMGWTAYTLELLRMIPGLELQVLDSRCCGIAGTYGFKKENYDTAQGIGAPLFRQIEESDADLVITDCETCKWQIEMSTQKPCEHPFSLLARALPVA, encoded by the coding sequence ATGAGCCAGGCGGATACCAGTTTTGAGAATTGCATTAAGTGCACAGTCTGCACCACGGCTTGCCCGGTTGCAGGTGTCAACCCGCTCTATCCGGGGCCAAAACAGGCCGGGCCGGACGGCGAGCGCTTGCGGCGTAAAGACCCGTCGCTCTTTGATGAAGCGCTGAAATACTGTACCAACTGTAAGCGCTGTGAAGTGGCTTGCCCGTCTGATGTTCGTATCGGCGATATTATCCAGCGGGCGAAAGCCAGTCACAGCAAGCACCGCCCGACGCTGCGGGATGCCATCTTAAGCCACACCGATTTGATGGGTAGCGTCGCCACGCCGTTAGCCCCGCTGGTCAATACGCTGACCGGATTAAAACCGATGCGGCAGTTGCTCGACAAAGCGCTGAAAATCGACCATCGTCGCCAGTTACCGCGCTATTCCCACGGCACTTTTCGCCATTGGTATCGCCAGCAGGCGGCGCAACAGCTGCATTTTGAGCAACAGGTTGCCTATTTTCACGGCTGTTATGTCAACTACAACCACCCGCAACTGGGGCGCGACCTGATCCGGGTGTTTAATGCCGCAGGCGTTGGCGTACAGTTGCTGACAAAAGAGAAATGTTGCGGGGTGGCGTTAATTGCCAACCGGTTTCTCGATAAAGCGCGCAAACAGGCGCGTTTTAACCTCAATGCGCTCGATGAAGCCATCAATCAGCGCAGCCTGCCGGTGATTGCCACGTCATCGAGTTGCACTTTCACCCTGCGTGATGAGTACCCGCATTTGCTGGGCCTTGAGAACCAGCATGTGCGTGACGGCATTGAACTGGCGACCCGCCATCTCTACCGCTTACTGGAGCAGGGGAACAAACTGGCGCTGCAACCGGTGCCGCTGAAAGTGGTCTACCACACGCCGTGCCATCTTGAGCGTATGGGGTGGACGGCCTATACCCTTGAGCTACTGCGTATGATCCCCGGCCTTGAATTACAGGTGCTGGATTCACGCTGTTGTGGCATCGCCGGGACTTACGGCTTTAAGAAAGAGAATTATGACACCGCACAGGGTATCGGTGCGCCGCTGTTTCGCCAAATTGAGGAAAGCGACGCTGACCTGGTCATTACCGATTGCGAAACCTGCAAATGGCAAATTGAGATGTCAACGCAAAAACCCTGTGAACATCCGTTCAGTTTGCTGGCAAGGGCGCTGCCGGTGGCGTAA
- the glpB gene encoding glycerol-3-phosphate dehydrogenase subunit GlpB, translated as MRYDVVIIGGGLAGLACGIQLQEQGKRCAIVSVGQSALTFASGALDLLTALPDGTPVTQPLQALEALAVQAPHHPYTLMGASAVATLAGQAQALLARCGLWLRGSFAQSHQRLTPLGIWRDCWLSPAESVSRGLPGAPAWRQPLVAGIEGFMDFQARLVAGELQTQGIAARADDLRLPVLDNLRQNPSEFRSLNLARVLETPAGLAALTEELLTCSHGNDAIILPACIGTSAHARLNAALGKPVGLLATLPPSLPGMQLHQALLARFRQTGGTVMPGDKVISAKAQPDEVVVHTRSHGDMPLRAQYAVLASGSFFSNGLVAERDRVIEPVFGLDVDFLPAQADWSQQDVFAPQPYLQFGVKVDAQLHPSLAGVSQPRVFAIGSVLRGYDPLRQGCGGGVSLLSALHVAQTIVREKP; from the coding sequence ATGCGTTATGACGTGGTGATCATTGGCGGCGGGCTGGCTGGACTGGCCTGCGGCATTCAGTTGCAAGAACAGGGCAAGCGCTGTGCGATAGTCAGCGTGGGGCAAAGCGCCCTGACGTTTGCCTCCGGCGCGCTGGATTTGCTCACGGCATTGCCCGATGGCACGCCAGTCACGCAGCCGCTGCAAGCGCTTGAGGCACTGGCAGTGCAGGCACCGCATCACCCTTACACGCTGATGGGAGCCAGCGCCGTGGCAACGCTTGCCGGGCAAGCGCAAGCGCTGCTGGCGCGCTGCGGGCTGTGGTTACGCGGTTCATTCGCGCAGTCGCATCAGCGCTTAACGCCGCTGGGTATCTGGCGCGATTGCTGGCTGAGCCCGGCAGAGAGCGTATCGCGTGGCCTGCCGGGCGCACCGGCGTGGCGTCAGCCACTGGTTGCCGGTATCGAAGGGTTTATGGATTTCCAGGCCCGGCTGGTGGCCGGAGAGTTACAGACTCAGGGCATCGCCGCGCGTGCTGATGATTTACGTCTGCCGGTTCTGGATAACCTGCGCCAGAACCCGAGCGAGTTCCGCTCGCTCAATCTGGCGCGGGTGCTGGAAACCCCTGCGGGTCTGGCGGCGCTGACGGAAGAATTGCTGACATGCTCGCACGGCAACGATGCCATCATTCTGCCGGCCTGTATCGGTACCAGCGCACATGCACGGCTGAACGCCGCGCTCGGTAAACCGGTAGGGCTGCTGGCAACACTGCCGCCCTCGCTACCCGGCATGCAGTTACATCAGGCGCTGCTGGCGCGTTTTCGCCAGACCGGCGGCACCGTCATGCCGGGTGACAAAGTGATTTCGGCTAAGGCACAGCCGGACGAGGTGGTGGTGCATACCCGTAGCCACGGCGATATGCCGCTGCGGGCACAGTACGCCGTGCTGGCGAGCGGCAGCTTTTTTAGCAACGGTCTGGTGGCCGAGCGTGACCGGGTGATTGAGCCGGTGTTTGGGCTGGATGTTGACTTCCTGCCTGCGCAGGCCGACTGGAGCCAGCAAGATGTGTTCGCCCCCCAGCCCTATTTACAGTTTGGCGTGAAGGTGGATGCGCAGCTACATCCCTCGCTTGCGGGCGTTAGCCAGCCGCGGGTGTTTGCGATTGGCTCGGTATTGCGCGGTTATGACCCGCTGCGCCAGGGGTGTGGCGGGGGCGTGTCGCTACTGAGCGCGCTGCATGTGGCACAAACGATAGTCAGGGAGAAGCCGTAA